Genomic segment of Streptomyces sp. NA02950:
GCGAGGGCCGAGGCCAGCACGCCGAAGACCATGAGGCCGATGGCGAGCGGGGTGATCCGCACCGAGTGGGTCCGCCAGGTGCGGATCACGATGACGGCGCCGATAGCGGCCACGGTGGCGCCCATGTCCTCCTTGACGAGGACCAGCGGGGCGGCGCACAGCATCGCCGCGTACCAGCGCTCGCGCAGCACCGCCTCCAGACAGAAGGCCAGCAGCGGGACGGCGAAGCAGATCTCGTGGAAGTCGAAGTCCACGGCGCGCTGGACGCCCCAGGACGCCCCGTAGGCGATGCCGATCGCCAGCCCGCGGCCGCGGCCCAGCAGCCGGGCGGCGACGCGGGTCACGGGGACGGCTGAGACGGCGAACAGCGCCGCCTGCGCCACCAGCAGCGTGACGGGGCCGGGGAAGACCCGGTAGACCGGGCCGAGCAGGGCCGTGATGGGGCTGAAGTGATCGCCGAGGATATTGGCGCCGGGGCCCTTGAGATCGGCCACCGGCTCCTGGAAGTGCGCGTACGCCCGTATCGCCTGTTCGAAGATGCCCAGGTCCCAGGACATGCTGGCCATGCGGCGGTAGCGGCAGACCGACAGTGCCGCGTAGAGCGCGAAGAGGACGAGGGCCAGCCAGTACGGGTCCAGCCGCGGTCCGCGCAGCCCCCTCGCCCGGCTGAGCAGCCGGGCACGGCCCGTGGTGGCGGTCGCCCCGTCCGCGGTGCTGCCGGGCGGGAGTGCTGCGGCCGTGTCCATCCAGGGTCCTTATCGTGTGGGCGGTCTGTGCGAAAAGATACGCGAAGGGGGCGAGACGGTTGCAGGGACGGTTTCGGGATGTGGGGCGGGGAACCGCGGTGGTGCTGGCCGCGCTGCTCGCCGTGGCCGGCTGCCGGCCCGGCGGGGGCGGGGACGCGGGCAGGTCGGACGAGGGCGGCGGGCCGGGGAGCGGGCGGCCGTCCGGACCGGCGCTCTCCGCTGTGGCGTCGCTCACGGTCAAGGGGCGGGCGCCGAAGACGGGTTACGAACGCAGTGCCTTCGGCAGCTCGTGGGTGGACACCGACGACAACGGCTGCGGGACGCGCGACGACATCCTCAAGCGGGATCTGGCGAAGGTGCGGTTCCGCGGCGGGCACTGCCTGGTCGCCTCCGGCACGCTGGACGACGATCCGTACACCGGCCGCAGCATGCGGTTCGTGCGCGGCCACAGCAAGGTCGACATCGACCATGTGGTGGCGCTCTCCGACGCCTGGCAGAAGGGGGCGGGGCAGTGGGACCGGGACAAGCGGGTGGCGTTCGCCAACGATCCGCTGAATCTGATCGCGGTGGACGCCTCCGCCAACCGCGGCAAGGGCGACGGGGACGCGGCGACCTGGTTGCCGCCCAACAAGGCGTACCGCTGTGACTATGTGGCGCACCAGGTCGCGGTGAAGAAGAAGTACGGGGTGTGGGTGACCCGGGCCGAGAAGGACGCGATGACGCGGGTGCTGAACCGGTGCCCGGACGCCAAGCTGCCCGCGCGCGGCGGCCGTTAGGCGTACGCCGGGCGCGGGCAGGGGGGCCGGGGAGGTCAGCCGGCGCCCCCTGCCCGGACCGCCCGGACCGCCCGGTGGCCGCCCCGCCCGTCCCCGTACCGCTGCCCCGCCCCGCCGGACCGGCCGGGCGGCCGGATGTCGCCGCCGCCGTCGACGAGGTCGAGCGGCAGCTCGACCAGGGCCGGCTCACCCAGGCCGTGGACCTGCTCGGGGCCGTCCTCCCGGTCGCGGCCGCCGAGCACGGTGAGCACTCCACCGTCGTACGCTCGCTGCGCGCGCAGTACGCGTCGACCCTCATGGACGACGGCCAGTACCGCCGCGCCCTGCCCGGACTGCGGCGGTCGGCCGACGAGTACGCCGCCGAGTCCGGCCCACGCACCGGTCGCTCCGGGCCGGTTACGAGGCCGCCCAGCTGCCCTGCTTCGAGCGCTGCGCCGCCACCGAGCCGGGCCCGCCGCTGGACATCCGCCGCCGGATCGGCCATCTGCCGCTCTCCCTCGGCGACCGCCCGGCCGCGCAGGACACCCTCGTCCGGCTGCCGCACGACGCGGAGCGGGTGCGCGGGCCGCACCATCCGCTCCCCGGCGAGATCCGCCGCACCCTGCGCCGGCTCGGTCAGGTCCGGTAGCCGGATCCCGGCGGATCCCGCGGGAGGCTGACCAAGACGCCGGTGAATCGTTGTCCAAGCAGTGGCCTGGGCCGCGCCGACTCCATACCATCGATCAACGCCAGATCGTCTGTCGCGCCGCACGATCTCTGCCGGGAGGCTCAATGATCCGCCGCCGTACTGCGCTCTCCGTCTCCGCCGCGTCCGCCCTGCTGCTCTCCGCCCCGCTCCTCACGGCCTGCGGCGAGGCCCCGCGCCCGGGTGCCGCCGCCGTGGTGGACGGCGACCGGATCACCGTCTCGCAGCTCCAGGCGCAGGTGAAGGACGTACGGGACGCGCAGCGCGGCTCACCCAAGGCCGACCAGCTCCTCGCGGCCGGCGGCCGGCTGAGCCAGGA
This window contains:
- a CDS encoding HNH endonuclease family protein, which encodes MGRGTAVVLAALLAVAGCRPGGGGDAGRSDEGGGPGSGRPSGPALSAVASLTVKGRAPKTGYERSAFGSSWVDTDDNGCGTRDDILKRDLAKVRFRGGHCLVASGTLDDDPYTGRSMRFVRGHSKVDIDHVVALSDAWQKGAGQWDRDKRVAFANDPLNLIAVDASANRGKGDGDAATWLPPNKAYRCDYVAHQVAVKKKYGVWVTRAEKDAMTRVLNRCPDAKLPARGGR
- a CDS encoding DUF2079 domain-containing protein — its product is MDTAAALPPGSTADGATATTGRARLLSRARGLRGPRLDPYWLALVLFALYAALSVCRYRRMASMSWDLGIFEQAIRAYAHFQEPVADLKGPGANILGDHFSPITALLGPVYRVFPGPVTLLVAQAALFAVSAVPVTRVAARLLGRGRGLAIGIAYGASWGVQRAVDFDFHEICFAVPLLAFCLEAVLRERWYAAMLCAAPLVLVKEDMGATVAAIGAVIVIRTWRTHSVRITPLAIGLMVFGVLASALALGVIIPGFNGTGSYDYWNKVGGGGDQTGTIPFGTVLRTLLWILLPTTGLLALRSPLLLVAGPTLGWRFLSHDDHYWGTDWHYSAVLMPVVFLALTDALARTRDSRRAWLVSYSRQLPAAVCGAALALSSALPLYDLTKEATYRKPPEVRAVERLLGRIPDGASVEANVGPISRLTDRCRVLWVGAARGVEPDYIALQEPERSMDEVVAYARQLHPGATYEPYGSTSGYFVVKRR